A window of the Mucilaginibacter sp. cycad4 genome harbors these coding sequences:
- a CDS encoding HD domain-containing protein, protein MFSDIKIPDSSIIRQAEEYAREKCGEMLYHHVMRCYYFGRLFAQQENAKIDNELMFLSAVLHDLGFAHAGGGSNRFEIEGAHAARKFLLDRGVSDDFTWKVWHNIALHTTDISLYKDDASRCSQFGILYDIIALPPEIKLDPRDVAEIVHLHPRMDFKKGFYGLLSDELDRKKPYPNKMHFCACIDYHKTGFVEIPDPAILLNSAPFDE, encoded by the coding sequence ATGTTCTCAGATATTAAAATTCCAGACAGTAGTATCATTCGCCAGGCCGAAGAATACGCAAGAGAAAAATGCGGTGAAATGCTTTACCACCACGTTATGCGTTGCTACTATTTCGGCCGGCTCTTCGCACAGCAGGAAAATGCAAAAATAGATAATGAGCTGATGTTTCTATCAGCCGTGTTGCACGACCTTGGATTTGCACATGCAGGAGGTGGCTCAAACAGATTTGAGATAGAAGGTGCTCATGCGGCCCGGAAGTTTCTTTTGGATCGCGGTGTATCGGATGATTTTACCTGGAAAGTTTGGCATAACATTGCACTACACACCACAGATATCAGTTTGTATAAAGACGATGCATCTCGCTGTTCACAATTTGGAATTCTCTATGATATCATAGCCCTGCCTCCAGAAATAAAACTTGATCCCAGGGATGTCGCAGAGATAGTACACCTCCACCCCAGGATGGATTTTAAAAAGGGTTTTTATGGATTGCTAAGTGACGAACTTGATCGAAAAAAGCCATATCCGAACAAAATGCACTTTTGTGCCTGTATCGACTATCATAAAACTGGGTTTGTTGAAATACCCGATCCTGCAATATTGCTTAATAGCGCTCCTTTCGACGAATAG
- a CDS encoding NmrA family NAD(P)-binding protein translates to MKTQIKVLVTGAAGKSAGAAIEELLKNGVSVKALVHKADERAKKLVSKGVEVIVGDFLNFDDIANAMQGVDSAYFCFPVLVPGLLQATAYFAQAAKDAGVKTIVNMSQISARRDSKSNAAQDHWVGERILDMTGIPVTHLRPTFFDDWFLYIREEIQQENLITLPFGDGRWAPIDSADLGLAVAKLLVDPKDYRGKTIRLFGPEEYNVYEMSEILSSVLNRKITYKPVSMEEFTSITDKKGAHPHFIQHVTHVAQDCVEGLFSGTSDDLERITGAKPTTLAEFFTEKKMAF, encoded by the coding sequence ATGAAAACGCAAATAAAAGTATTAGTAACAGGTGCAGCCGGTAAAAGTGCGGGTGCCGCTATAGAAGAATTATTAAAAAATGGGGTTTCGGTAAAAGCATTAGTTCATAAAGCAGATGAGCGTGCGAAGAAACTCGTATCAAAAGGAGTAGAAGTGATCGTTGGGGATTTTCTGAACTTTGATGATATCGCCAATGCTATGCAAGGTGTGGACAGCGCCTATTTCTGTTTCCCAGTGTTGGTGCCTGGATTATTACAGGCGACTGCTTATTTTGCTCAAGCTGCTAAAGATGCAGGCGTAAAAACGATCGTCAATATGTCACAGATTTCTGCAAGGCGGGATTCGAAGAGCAATGCAGCACAGGATCATTGGGTCGGCGAACGCATTTTAGATATGACCGGTATACCAGTGACTCATTTAAGACCAACCTTTTTCGACGACTGGTTCCTTTACATCAGGGAAGAAATTCAACAGGAGAACTTAATTACACTTCCTTTTGGAGATGGTCGTTGGGCCCCGATTGATTCTGCGGATCTTGGTCTGGCCGTAGCCAAATTATTGGTAGACCCGAAAGATTATAGGGGAAAAACTATAAGACTTTTCGGCCCGGAAGAATATAATGTATATGAAATGAGTGAAATTCTGTCCAGTGTGCTAAACAGGAAGATAACTTATAAGCCAGTTAGCATGGAAGAGTTCACCAGTATAACTGACAAAAAAGGCGCACATCCCCATTTTATTCAACACGTAACTCACGTTGCACAGGATTGTGTGGAGGGATTGTTCAGTGGCACAAGCGATGACCTTGAGCGTATTACCGGCGCAAAACCAACCACGCTTGCGGAGTTCTTTACCGAAAAGAAAATGGCATTCTAA
- a CDS encoding oxidoreductase, whose product MKAKIWFITGASRGFGLEITKAAIANGDKVVATVRSQPEKLIREISSENLHVVRLDVTQEDQAKSALRQAVDHFGHIDILINNAGFGLLGAIEEASDNEVRQSFDTNVFGLLNVTRAALPYFRSQRSGHIINISSVVGLTSPSGWGLYAATKFAVEGITEALAAEVKPLGIHVTAIEPGFFRTNFLDGSSLKAAEAVIEDYSSTSGQMRAFASQINYKQPGDPVKLAAAIMNLVDAEQPPVHLPLGNDTLLYFNQKMEKFNREIQDWHSVITSTDHNV is encoded by the coding sequence ATGAAAGCAAAAATATGGTTCATAACCGGAGCCTCAAGAGGATTCGGTTTGGAGATCACCAAAGCGGCCATAGCAAATGGCGATAAGGTTGTAGCCACCGTGCGAAGTCAACCTGAAAAGCTGATAAGGGAAATCAGTAGTGAGAATCTGCATGTTGTTAGGCTGGATGTGACACAAGAAGACCAGGCAAAGTCGGCACTCAGACAAGCAGTGGATCATTTCGGCCACATCGATATATTAATTAACAATGCAGGCTTTGGACTTTTAGGAGCAATAGAGGAAGCAAGCGATAATGAAGTTCGTCAATCTTTTGATACAAACGTATTTGGCTTACTTAACGTAACCCGTGCGGCGTTACCCTACTTTCGCTCACAACGTTCTGGTCACATCATCAACATTTCATCTGTAGTCGGGCTTACCTCACCCTCAGGTTGGGGGCTTTATGCTGCTACTAAATTCGCAGTTGAAGGCATTACGGAAGCACTTGCTGCAGAAGTAAAGCCGCTGGGAATTCATGTAACTGCTATAGAACCCGGTTTCTTCAGAACTAACTTTTTGGATGGATCGTCGCTCAAAGCTGCTGAAGCAGTGATTGAAGATTATTCGTCAACTTCGGGTCAAATGCGGGCATTTGCTTCTCAGATTAATTACAAGCAACCAGGAGATCCGGTAAAGCTTGCGGCAGCAATTATGAACCTTGTTGATGCAGAGCAACCTCCTGTTCATCTGCCGCTTGGAAATGACACGCTGCTTTATTTTAATCAAAAAATGGAAAAGTTTAATCGGGAAATTCAAGACTGGCATTCCGTTATCACCAGCACAGATCATAATGTATAA
- a CDS encoding HD domain-containing protein produces MFSDIIVPDSAIARQAEEFARSVSSDMLFNHVMRCYYFGELLAQQENSKVDRELMFLSSVLHDLGFTDAGRGENRFEIEGAHAARKFLLDHGVADDRAWKIWDNIALHTTDISLYKDEGSRILQFGILYDLVALPPEIKIDPRDVAEVVHRYPRLGFKQSFYELFHDELDRKQPYPHKFHFCSCIEHHRSGTLTQIIPEPQSLLNGAPFSE; encoded by the coding sequence ATGTTTTCTGATATTATAGTTCCTGACAGTGCAATTGCACGGCAAGCCGAAGAATTTGCACGCTCGGTGTCTTCCGACATGTTATTTAACCATGTGATGAGATGCTATTACTTCGGCGAACTCCTTGCTCAGCAAGAAAACTCAAAGGTAGATAGAGAGCTCATGTTCCTATCATCAGTACTGCATGACCTCGGTTTTACCGATGCCGGAAGAGGGGAAAATAGATTTGAGATCGAAGGCGCTCATGCTGCCCGGAAATTTCTTTTGGATCATGGCGTCGCTGATGACCGGGCATGGAAAATTTGGGATAACATAGCCCTGCACACTACTGATATTAGCCTTTACAAGGATGAAGGAAGCCGAATTTTGCAATTCGGTATTCTTTACGATCTGGTTGCGCTGCCTCCTGAAATAAAAATCGATCCGAGAGATGTTGCTGAAGTAGTTCATCGCTATCCGCGTTTAGGTTTTAAGCAAAGCTTTTACGAATTATTTCATGATGAACTTGACAGAAAGCAACCTTATCCGCATAAGTTTCACTTTTGTTCATGTATTGAACATCATCGTTCAGGTACGTTGACGCAGATAATACCAGAGCCTCAGTCTCTCCTTAATGGTGCTCCCTTTAGCGAATAG
- a CDS encoding helix-turn-helix transcriptional regulator, whose amino-acid sequence MSGFKQFSFKKFGYLDFHQDYAAQMQRGDYTEFIRILFVKAGGHAVIDFKEYQLNRDALFFINKGQYHKLDDTCQGTMLYYNRDFYCVEIHDKEVACDGILFHNVYDIPEVLMDEKNSSTMQATFRDIKAEIDANDSSMEEMLRILLKQIIIRSTRIWKSEHHVNSEEARQEVEFSRSFSQMVEWHYTKLHTVADYADMLSITPKALNKRISRYSNISPNDIIKNRIILEAKRLLVHTALSVKEIGYKLGYDDPSYFIRLFSKHAATSPQNFRLQYQTKDSGSINQLNFTGTSN is encoded by the coding sequence ATGTCAGGTTTTAAACAGTTTTCATTCAAAAAATTCGGATACCTTGATTTTCACCAGGATTACGCCGCTCAAATGCAGCGGGGTGACTATACCGAATTTATCCGCATACTGTTCGTCAAAGCAGGAGGCCATGCCGTTATTGATTTTAAAGAATACCAACTCAATCGCGACGCCCTTTTTTTTATAAACAAAGGACAGTATCATAAGCTTGATGATACATGCCAGGGTACGATGCTTTATTATAACCGGGATTTTTATTGCGTTGAAATTCACGATAAAGAAGTTGCCTGCGACGGCATACTTTTTCATAATGTCTACGACATTCCTGAAGTATTGATGGATGAAAAGAACTCGTCAACAATGCAAGCCACTTTTCGCGACATAAAGGCCGAAATTGATGCAAACGACAGTAGTATGGAAGAGATGCTAAGGATATTGCTTAAACAGATCATTATTCGTTCAACACGGATCTGGAAAAGCGAACATCATGTCAATTCGGAAGAAGCACGGCAGGAAGTTGAATTCTCTCGTTCATTTAGCCAAATGGTAGAATGGCATTATACCAAATTACATACCGTAGCAGACTACGCTGATATGCTTAGTATCACGCCCAAGGCATTAAATAAACGCATAAGCCGGTACAGTAATATATCTCCTAACGATATCATAAAAAATCGTATTATCCTGGAGGCCAAACGCCTTCTTGTACATACTGCCTTAAGCGTGAAAGAGATCGGCTATAAGCTGGGTTACGACGATCCCTCTTATTTTATTCGCTTATTCAGTAAACATGCAGCAACTTCGCCACAAAACTTCCGGTTGCAATATCAAACCAAAGATTCGGGTAGCATCAATCAGTTAAATTTTACCGGGACTTCAAATTGA
- a CDS encoding alpha/beta hydrolase yields the protein MKTSAIAGRISAVILTLTLGGAAVAQTTQPIDPAQDPHIESNVKAFLNVLNSGTGKPIEQLSPKDARLVLVGAQESVKFDYSDISVTEKIITEDGQQIKLDIVKPANAKGVLPVFMFFHGGGWVLGDFPTHKRLVHDLVVNSGAAAVFVNYTPSPEAHYPVAINQAYSATKWVAAHGAEINVDGKRLAVVGNSVGGNMAAVVALMAKDKKGPELKLQVLLWPVTDANFETGSYNQFATGRFLTKNMMKWFWDNYAPNLEDRNQIYASPLQATTDQLKGLPTAVIETAENDVLRDEGEAYGRKLDEAGVKVSSIRYNGMIHDWGLLNPLAKVPGTQSAMLHAAAEIKKALAK from the coding sequence ATGAAAACTTCAGCTATTGCCGGCAGAATTTCAGCTGTAATTCTAACCTTAACATTAGGCGGCGCAGCAGTTGCACAAACAACTCAACCTATTGACCCTGCCCAGGATCCACACATTGAAAGTAATGTGAAAGCATTTTTGAACGTGCTCAATTCAGGAACAGGTAAACCGATAGAACAGCTTTCTCCAAAAGATGCCCGCTTAGTACTGGTCGGCGCACAAGAATCAGTAAAATTTGACTACAGCGATATCAGTGTTACCGAAAAAATCATTACAGAAGATGGACAGCAAATAAAATTGGATATCGTTAAACCAGCCAATGCTAAAGGCGTTTTACCAGTATTCATGTTTTTCCACGGTGGTGGTTGGGTACTCGGAGATTTTCCAACACACAAACGTTTAGTTCACGACCTGGTGGTTAATTCAGGTGCTGCTGCTGTATTCGTAAATTACACCCCGTCACCGGAAGCTCACTACCCTGTGGCTATCAACCAGGCTTATAGTGCTACAAAATGGGTTGCTGCTCACGGTGCCGAAATAAATGTAGACGGAAAAAGACTAGCAGTAGTAGGCAATAGCGTAGGCGGTAACATGGCTGCTGTGGTTGCGTTGATGGCAAAAGATAAAAAGGGCCCTGAGCTAAAACTGCAGGTGTTGTTATGGCCGGTGACTGATGCTAACTTCGAGACTGGATCTTACAACCAGTTTGCTACCGGCAGGTTCCTTACAAAAAATATGATGAAATGGTTCTGGGATAACTATGCTCCAAACCTTGAGGATCGCAACCAGATCTATGCTTCACCTCTACAGGCAACAACTGATCAATTAAAAGGGTTGCCTACAGCAGTGATTGAAACTGCGGAAAATGACGTATTGCGTGACGAAGGCGAAGCTTATGGACGCAAGCTGGATGAAGCCGGTGTTAAGGTTAGCTCTATCCGCTACAATGGTATGATTCACGATTGGGGTTTGTTAAACCCATTGGCTAAAGTACCGGGCACTCAATCTG